The bacterium genomic interval TCGACGCCAAGCGCAATGCGGGGTTCGACCTGTCGCGCGGGGCGTTCGGCAACTGGGAGGTCTACACCCACGGCGGCCGCAACCCGGTGGGCCTGGATGCGGTGGAGTGGGCGCTCAAGGTGCAGCAGCTCGGCGCGGGCGAGATACTTCTCACCAGCATGGACCGTGACGGCAGCAAGGCCGGGTTCGACCTGGAGCTGACCGCCGCGATAAGCTCGCGCCTGGAGATACCGGTCATCGCCTCGGGCGGGGTGGGCACTCTGGAGCACTTGTACGAGGGTTTCACCCGGGGAAAGGCGGATGCGGTTCTCGCGGCCAGCATTTTTCACTTCCGCGAGTACTCCGTGACCGCGGCCAAGGACTACCTGCGTAGCCGCGGCGTGCCGGTAAGGTACTGACCTTTCAAAATTTCGCAGCGGCGCGCCCCTTGCGGACAGCGTTGATTTTTTGTATTGATTTTTAAGGGAATCTGGTATATTATCTCAAACGATGGCCATATGAAACCGCAAAACAACAGTCCCGGTCGGGCACTGGCGCAATACGGACCGTATATGGGTCTGGGTCTGGAGTTCGCGGGCAGCCTGCTGGTGTTCATTCTGATCGGGCGGTATCTGGACGGCCGTTACGGTTGCGAGCCGTGGCTCACTCTGGCGGGTTGTGTGTTGGGTTTCGTGGCCGGGTTCTACAATCTGTTCAAGACTCTCTCGACATTGTCAGACCGGAAGCGCAGCAAGGATAAGGGTGACGGTTGAGCGAATCTCCTGTCGTTGCAGGGAATGGTTTCCCGCTCTGGTCGTCGGTTCTGATCGTCTCGCTGGTCGCAGCTTTTATACTGTTGCCCGGGCTGCCGGACGCCTGGCGCGTCCCGCTGGCTGCGGGCCTCGTCATCAGCGGGATGATTTCGGTTTCTGGCTATTACCTGATGCGCCGCGCGGCGCACGCCCCCACCCGGACTTTCCTCCGTCTGGTCCTGGGCGGGGTCCTGGGACGTCTG includes:
- the hisF gene encoding imidazole glycerol phosphate synthase subunit HisF, yielding MLAKRIIPCLDIDKGRVVKGVQFVNLIDAGDPVEQARYYEAQKADELVFLDITASHERRDTVLELARKVSEQVFIPFTIGGGIRTVEDVRLMLKSGADKVSLNTAAIQNPEVITSAAERFGSQCIVVAIDAKRNAGFDLSRGAFGNWEVYTHGGRNPVGLDAVEWALKVQQLGAGEILLTSMDRDGSKAGFDLELTAAISSRLEIPVIASGGVGTLEHLYEGFTRGKADAVLAASIFHFREYSVTAAKDYLRSRGVPVRY
- a CDS encoding AtpZ/AtpI family protein → MGLGLEFAGSLLVFILIGRYLDGRYGCEPWLTLAGCVLGFVAGFYNLFKTLSTLSDRKRSKDKGDG